Proteins encoded within one genomic window of Halodesulfurarchaeum formicicum:
- a CDS encoding zinc-dependent alcohol dehydrogenase, translating into MDRTSLYFTGPESVELRETSTTLSDSEVVVETQVSAISPGTELLIYRGEAPTDLPADESLDALDGDLSYPLRYGYASVGEVIETGSAVDEEWLGQTVMAFNPHETRFCARPSELIPVPEDVGPVEMAMYPTVETATNLILDGAPKMGERVAVFGAGVVGLSTIGILAGFPLSELLVVDPLSSRRDRAKEMGADTTVAPAELSTNRWSDLPGPDGADIVYEISGNPSALDQARALAGYDSRIIVGSWYGTKPTTLALGGEFHRDRISIESSQVSTLSPDLRGRWTYDRRTAVTLDNLESLPVESLITHHIPFEEAPEAYRLLDQHPAKALQVLLTYSQSNQ; encoded by the coding sequence ATGGACCGAACCTCGCTTTACTTTACCGGCCCCGAATCCGTCGAACTCCGGGAGACATCGACGACCCTCTCGGATTCGGAAGTCGTAGTCGAGACGCAAGTGTCGGCGATCAGCCCGGGGACAGAGTTGCTGATCTACCGCGGCGAGGCCCCGACGGATCTCCCGGCCGATGAATCACTCGACGCCCTCGATGGCGATCTCTCCTATCCGTTACGCTACGGCTATGCATCGGTCGGAGAGGTGATCGAGACGGGTTCGGCCGTCGACGAGGAGTGGCTGGGACAGACGGTCATGGCATTCAACCCCCACGAGACCCGGTTCTGTGCTCGCCCCTCGGAGCTCATACCGGTCCCGGAGGACGTCGGCCCCGTGGAAATGGCCATGTATCCAACCGTCGAGACGGCGACGAATTTGATTCTCGACGGCGCCCCGAAGATGGGCGAACGGGTCGCCGTTTTCGGTGCTGGCGTCGTGGGCCTGAGTACGATCGGGATTCTGGCCGGGTTTCCGCTGTCGGAACTGCTCGTGGTCGACCCGCTCTCTTCGCGTCGTGACCGGGCAAAAGAGATGGGGGCTGACACCACCGTCGCCCCGGCCGAACTCTCGACGAATCGGTGGAGTGACTTGCCGGGTCCCGATGGGGCCGATATCGTCTACGAGATCTCGGGGAACCCCTCGGCGCTGGACCAGGCCCGGGCACTTGCGGGCTATGACAGTCGCATTATCGTGGGGTCCTGGTACGGGACCAAACCCACCACGCTTGCACTCGGTGGAGAGTTCCATCGGGACCGCATCTCGATCGAATCGAGCCAGGTGAGCACGCTGTCACCGGATCTTCGCGGCCGGTGGACCTACGACCGCCGCACGGCGGTGACACTGGACAACCTCGAATCGTTGCCGGTCGAGTCGCTCATCACCCACCACATTCCATTCGAGGAGGCCCCGGAGGCGTAT
- a CDS encoding phosphatase PAP2 family protein, which yields MVQVVHELVELVVWFDSLAVDFVVGVRRPVVTKVMTSVTGLGSASAGIVFLGLFYLADWEREFELTLVSLALSGLIVATLMGTVQRPFPPHPVCLTGGGETVAHSFPSGHAAAVTVYAMVASRSNVLPTLITTVFAVTVAISRVYLGTHFLSDTVAGVMIGIGTVLLADRIVASDRVSLFD from the coding sequence ATGGTGCAGGTCGTCCACGAACTCGTTGAACTCGTGGTGTGGTTCGACTCGCTCGCCGTCGACTTCGTCGTGGGAGTCCGACGTCCGGTCGTGACGAAAGTGATGACTTCGGTGACGGGACTCGGGTCGGCGTCCGCCGGGATCGTTTTTCTGGGCCTGTTCTATCTAGCCGACTGGGAACGGGAGTTCGAATTGACGCTGGTCTCACTGGCACTCAGCGGGCTAATCGTCGCCACGCTAATGGGGACCGTTCAGCGACCATTTCCGCCACACCCGGTCTGTCTGACTGGTGGTGGCGAGACGGTTGCCCATTCGTTTCCGTCCGGGCATGCAGCAGCGGTCACAGTCTACGCGATGGTCGCATCCCGGTCGAACGTCCTCCCGACACTCATCACCACGGTGTTTGCCGTGACCGTCGCCATCTCCCGTGTGTATCTCGGGACACATTTCCTGTCGGATACGGTGGCCGGGGTCATGATCGGAATTGGCACCGTCCTACTCGCCGACCGAATAGTGGCTTCCGACCGAGTGTCCCTGTTTGACTGA
- a CDS encoding CDP-alcohol phosphatidyltransferase family protein, giving the protein MMEQSPKRSLPVSIEVGIPLVGAILLTLTLRTLYPLERVDTGVLDPAILAGLFLAAQWTYVNHSLVPAAATDRLLGGVLGIANTLTLLRGALYAVVAGFIVVPPEPPLVWVPAVAYGSGVVLDKLDGLIARSVGEETPLGARLDMAFDTFGFVAAPLVAVRWEFLPVWYLLLSAAKYVYRGGLAWRGQRDQPVYDLPESVIRRYLAGMQMVFLTIALVPVAPRRYVLAVAPFALAASLLVFARDYLVVTGRLSREVT; this is encoded by the coding sequence CTGATGGAACAGTCCCCGAAACGGTCACTCCCCGTCAGTATTGAAGTGGGGATACCGCTCGTGGGTGCCATTCTACTCACCCTCACGCTCCGGACGCTCTATCCACTGGAGCGTGTTGACACCGGCGTTTTGGACCCGGCGATCCTCGCCGGGCTCTTCCTGGCTGCACAATGGACGTACGTCAATCACTCCCTCGTTCCGGCGGCGGCTACTGACCGACTGTTGGGCGGGGTACTCGGGATCGCGAACACGTTGACGTTGCTCCGTGGGGCGCTGTATGCAGTCGTCGCGGGGTTCATCGTCGTTCCACCCGAGCCGCCCCTCGTCTGGGTGCCAGCAGTGGCATACGGGAGCGGTGTCGTCCTCGATAAACTCGACGGCCTGATCGCCCGGTCGGTCGGCGAGGAGACGCCCCTCGGGGCGCGACTCGACATGGCATTCGACACGTTCGGATTCGTGGCCGCACCGCTCGTGGCCGTCCGCTGGGAGTTCTTGCCGGTGTGGTATCTCCTTCTTTCGGCCGCCAAATACGTGTATCGTGGCGGGTTGGCCTGGCGAGGACAGCGTGACCAGCCGGTTTACGATCTGCCCGAAAGCGTGATTCGAAGGTATCTGGCCGGGATGCAGATGGTATTTCTCACCATTGCGCTCGTGCCGGTGGCACCGAGGAGATACGTCTTGGCTGTCGCGCCGTTCGCATTGGCCGCTTCACTGCTGGTTTTCGCGCGGGACTACCTCGTCGTTACCGGTCGGCTCTCCCGAGAGGTCACATAG
- a CDS encoding DUF7475 family protein encodes MIANQCVSHGNKYIGRGGLQTASLTGLHWVGIGAALVTGAIHLLLGLRFFPSGLGISFLLAGLGFLGAIVLVLRGYRRRLVYGVGIPFVLVQLVLWYVINFASGPKSFPADVGTFGAIDKIAQLVLVGVLIALLRS; translated from the coding sequence ATGATTGCCAACCAATGTGTGTCACATGGCAACAAGTACATCGGAAGAGGGGGACTTCAGACAGCATCGTTGACCGGGCTCCACTGGGTCGGGATCGGTGCCGCCCTCGTGACCGGCGCGATTCACCTCCTGCTCGGACTCAGGTTCTTTCCGTCCGGGTTAGGCATCAGCTTCCTGCTCGCAGGACTCGGATTTCTCGGTGCAATTGTGCTCGTGTTGCGTGGATATCGACGCCGGTTGGTCTATGGAGTCGGCATTCCCTTCGTGCTGGTCCAACTCGTGCTGTGGTACGTCATCAACTTTGCCAGTGGGCCAAAGAGTTTCCCGGCCGATGTCGGCACCTTCGGGGCCATCGACAAAATCGCCCAGCTCGTGTTGGTCGGGGTTCTCATCGCCCTCTTGCGTTCGTAA
- a CDS encoding glycosyltransferase — protein sequence MARVAVVHNTLDFQGGADAVCLATCEAILRDHEVALFTIGETDPAVLAARFDADVTGLDVQRPPLNSVIGTAVTALGPRIGPQLAFRSVLVSWYYQSHADEFDLAVSTANEMALPEPSIQYVHDPQYHRNRLDGTTEGRLNPLWSWFGSPDTESLQEATVLANSSYTADRMAEIYGVRPQVVHPPVDAIDSTRPWENREQGIVVVGRIAPDKNVLQGIEIVDRLRERGIDIHLHIAGSAPPTYRSYVKRVETEARNRSFVTVERNLSRDRLESLLGAHRYGLNLKRDEHFGMSVAEYVTAGMIAFAPNHGGQREILDDRSDRLFDSIAGAVDLIERAIETGARPSLPRDRFGRDRFKKEMREHVNATLNQ from the coding sequence ATGGCTCGGGTCGCCGTGGTTCACAACACGCTCGACTTTCAGGGTGGGGCCGATGCCGTCTGCCTTGCCACCTGTGAAGCGATCCTCCGCGATCACGAGGTCGCCCTGTTCACCATTGGTGAAACGGACCCGGCCGTCCTCGCTGCTCGATTTGACGCGGACGTAACCGGTCTCGACGTTCAGCGGCCACCGCTGAACTCGGTGATCGGGACGGCCGTTACGGCACTCGGTCCACGTATCGGCCCCCAATTGGCATTCCGGAGCGTGCTCGTCAGCTGGTACTATCAGTCCCACGCCGATGAGTTCGATCTCGCGGTGAGCACCGCCAACGAGATGGCACTTCCCGAGCCCTCGATCCAGTACGTTCACGACCCGCAGTACCACCGCAACAGACTCGATGGGACTACTGAAGGGCGACTAAACCCGTTGTGGAGTTGGTTCGGTAGCCCTGACACGGAATCGCTGCAAGAAGCGACCGTACTCGCGAATTCTTCGTACACTGCCGACCGAATGGCCGAGATATACGGTGTCCGACCACAGGTGGTTCACCCACCGGTCGACGCCATCGATAGCACGCGTCCGTGGGAAAACCGGGAGCAAGGAATCGTCGTCGTGGGACGAATCGCCCCGGATAAAAACGTCCTCCAGGGGATCGAAATCGTCGATCGGCTCCGCGAGCGCGGGATCGATATCCACTTGCACATTGCCGGCTCGGCACCACCGACCTATCGATCGTATGTGAAGAGAGTCGAGACGGAAGCGAGAAACCGGTCCTTCGTAACTGTTGAACGAAACCTCTCGCGAGATCGACTCGAGTCCCTGCTTGGCGCACACCGATACGGGCTCAACCTCAAACGGGACGAACACTTCGGCATGTCCGTTGCAGAGTACGTCACAGCCGGCATGATTGCCTTTGCACCGAATCACGGCGGCCAGCGGGAGATCCTGGACGACCGCTCCGATCGATTGTTCGATTCGATTGCTGGCGCCGTTGACCTGATCGAACGGGCGATCGAAACCGGGGCCCGGCCCTCGCTCCCCCGGGATCGATTCGGTCGGGACCGGTTCAAAAAGGAGATGAGAGAGCACGTCAACGCGACGCTGAACCAGTGA
- a CDS encoding zinc metalloprotease encodes MRLDRREIRDLLVAWLALGLAFAFFFERVRPNTIVPFLLSPAFVSAMVVSLLTVGVGFLLHELAHKVVAIHFDQWARFQADYGMLLVAIAGGLAGIVFAAPGAVYHRGQLTNRQHGLIALAGPVTNLALAALFVPVSLFAPLLGSRGVTINLLLAAFNLLPIGALDGATVRDWNTAVYVLAFVPSLLLAIWAIFGF; translated from the coding sequence ATGAGACTCGATCGTCGGGAAATCCGTGATCTGCTCGTGGCCTGGCTGGCTCTCGGCCTGGCCTTTGCGTTTTTCTTCGAACGTGTGCGCCCCAACACGATCGTCCCCTTCCTCCTCAGCCCCGCGTTTGTCTCGGCGATGGTCGTAAGCCTGCTCACCGTCGGCGTGGGGTTTCTCCTGCACGAACTCGCCCACAAGGTCGTCGCGATCCACTTCGACCAGTGGGCCCGGTTTCAGGCCGATTACGGCATGCTCCTGGTCGCGATCGCTGGTGGGCTTGCCGGGATCGTCTTTGCGGCCCCGGGTGCCGTCTATCACCGCGGGCAGCTCACGAATCGCCAGCACGGCCTCATCGCACTCGCGGGCCCGGTGACGAACCTGGCGCTCGCGGCGCTGTTCGTTCCGGTGAGCCTGTTCGCCCCGCTGCTGGGGAGTCGTGGTGTGACGATCAACCTCCTGCTCGCGGCCTTCAACCTCCTCCCGATCGGCGCACTCGATGGGGCGACTGTCCGGGACTGGAACACCGCCGTCTACGTGCTCGCCTTCGTGCCGAGTCTCCTGCTCGCCATCTGGGCGATCTTCGGCTTCTAA
- a CDS encoding TraB/GumN family protein, which yields MSVGSPETDTSEQGSVRVVGTAHVSEESAAEVESVIEAEQPDVVAVELDENRYRQFKGKDPEDIDPKELLRGSAAYQFLAYWLLSYVQKRLGDQFDVEPGADMRAGIDAAERIGADVALVDRDIQLTIQRFWAGIGLREKLGLLWELTLAIAGVGGQEAEEFELEELTDNDVVTAMIEEFRQFSPTAAETLIDERDAYIAHNLHDLRAAGLDVVAVVGAGHEAGILKYLESPETLPPKDALEQRQSKRFSLRKAFGYVLTLGFLLFFALLALSGADQPTLLAVFGAWFLFNGIFAFTLAKLAGAHWTSAGVGGLVAWLTSINPLLAPGWFAGYVELRHTTVNVSDIGRLNEILDDEESPIGDLVSNMLDVGLFRLIVIVALTNVGSMIASVLFPFLVLPHMGEEFESVGAISNAMLAGARNGADILVQALL from the coding sequence ATGAGTGTCGGGAGCCCGGAGACGGACACAAGCGAACAGGGCTCCGTTCGTGTCGTCGGGACGGCCCACGTCTCCGAGGAGAGCGCCGCGGAAGTCGAGTCGGTGATCGAGGCCGAACAGCCCGATGTCGTGGCTGTCGAACTCGACGAGAACCGCTACCGGCAGTTCAAGGGCAAAGACCCCGAGGACATCGACCCCAAAGAGTTGCTCCGGGGCAGTGCAGCCTACCAGTTCCTGGCCTACTGGCTGCTCTCCTACGTGCAGAAGCGACTGGGCGATCAGTTCGACGTCGAACCCGGCGCGGACATGCGGGCCGGGATCGACGCCGCTGAACGAATCGGAGCCGACGTGGCCCTGGTCGATCGGGACATCCAGCTGACGATTCAGCGCTTCTGGGCCGGCATCGGCCTGCGAGAGAAACTGGGCCTGCTCTGGGAGTTGACCCTGGCGATCGCCGGAGTTGGCGGACAGGAGGCCGAGGAGTTCGAACTCGAGGAACTGACGGACAACGACGTGGTCACGGCGATGATCGAGGAGTTCCGGCAGTTCAGCCCCACGGCGGCCGAAACGTTGATCGACGAGCGGGACGCCTACATCGCCCATAACCTGCACGACCTTCGAGCCGCGGGCCTCGACGTGGTAGCAGTCGTCGGAGCCGGTCACGAGGCGGGGATTCTGAAATACCTCGAATCACCCGAGACTCTGCCCCCGAAGGACGCCCTGGAGCAGCGCCAGTCGAAGCGATTCTCGCTCAGGAAGGCCTTCGGCTACGTGCTCACCCTGGGATTCCTGCTCTTTTTCGCCCTGCTTGCGCTCTCCGGGGCCGACCAGCCCACGCTGCTCGCCGTCTTTGGTGCGTGGTTCCTGTTCAACGGGATCTTCGCGTTCACGCTGGCGAAACTGGCGGGTGCCCACTGGACCTCGGCCGGCGTGGGCGGGCTAGTGGCCTGGCTCACGAGTATCAACCCGCTGCTTGCGCCTGGCTGGTTCGCCGGCTACGTCGAACTGCGCCACACCACCGTCAACGTCTCGGACATCGGCCGGCTCAACGAAATTCTCGATGACGAAGAGTCCCCAATTGGCGATCTGGTCTCGAACATGCTCGACGTGGGGCTCTTTCGGCTGATCGTCATCGTCGCATTGACCAACGTCGGTAGCATGATCGCCTCGGTGCTCTTTCCCTTCCTCGTCCTGCCACACATGGGCGAGGAGTTCGAGAGTGTCGGCGCCATCTCGAACGCGATGCTCGCGGGGGCCAGAAACGGCGCGGACATCCTCGTCCAGGCGTTACTATGA
- a CDS encoding DUF7557 family protein: MKRIEISEKAWERLETQKREGESPSETILRLIRDQLFMDGFGAMSDVEGFEKSVKNTREELDNDLKGRSSR; encoded by the coding sequence ATGAAACGTATCGAGATTAGCGAGAAAGCCTGGGAGAGACTCGAAACACAGAAAAGAGAGGGAGAAAGCCCAAGCGAGACGATTCTCCGGCTCATCCGCGATCAGCTGTTTATGGACGGGTTTGGGGCCATGTCGGACGTCGAGGGATTTGAGAAATCCGTCAAAAACACTCGCGAGGAACTGGATAACGACCTCAAAGGGCGGTCAAGTAGATGA
- a CDS encoding acyl-CoA thioesterase, producing MPDLLSTRITNRWVVRSSHANHLGTAHGGSIVKWMDEVGGMAAVRFAGQWCVTAHMDSVDFVQPIEVDDAVRVEGYVYEAGETSVQVHVEAFKEDMRTGEGELASEADIVYVAVDEDGEPSPVPELQIDSEEGERLKQAAESDSKAD from the coding sequence ATGCCCGACTTACTCTCGACTCGAATCACGAACCGCTGGGTCGTCCGCTCCTCGCATGCGAACCACCTCGGGACCGCACACGGCGGGTCGATCGTCAAGTGGATGGACGAGGTCGGCGGGATGGCTGCAGTCCGGTTTGCGGGCCAGTGGTGTGTGACTGCCCACATGGACAGCGTGGACTTCGTCCAGCCGATCGAGGTCGATGATGCGGTCCGGGTGGAGGGCTATGTTTACGAGGCCGGCGAGACCTCTGTCCAGGTGCACGTCGAGGCATTCAAGGAGGACATGCGGACCGGGGAGGGCGAACTCGCGAGCGAGGCGGATATCGTCTACGTGGCGGTCGACGAGGACGGTGAGCCGTCTCCCGTTCCGGAACTGCAAATCGACTCGGAGGAGGGTGAACGACTGAAACAGGCGGCGGAAAGCGACTCGAAAGCAGATTGA
- the glpA gene encoding anaerobic glycerol-3-phosphate dehydrogenase subunit GlpA — protein sequence MTHGGFPTAEKSTGGTDRGGPCKLHTRSAVQSRNYPDHSRPMGQRVVVVGGGVTGVGVARDLAMRGADVTLLERDRLAAGTSGRMHGLLHSGARYALSDPAAAEECLHENAILREIASHCIEDTGGLFVSLPADDPDYYDSKLAACEEIGIPTEELTPTAAQKLEPALSNDLDRAFRVPDGAIDPFRLIVANAKSAANHGAKIETDTPVTGLLVEDGQVVGVRTGDERTIRANHVVNAAGPWAGQLFADLAVDVPLAPAQGAMAVTNARPVETVINRCRPTDEGDILVPHETTAILGTTDRAIDGPDAISETGEEIELLREELAKLVPELADTRLIRTYWGVRPLYDPDDGGESGRDFAVLDHGERDDLPGVTTVVGGKLTTYRLMAEAVSDAVAEKLGLDAPCRTAEEPLPGSGDRPGWEAVASRYDLRNPVAHRTATRLGDRTEPVLDDAQPNPVVCECEGVTDAEIRDAIRDVGADLDGVRSRTRATMGPCQGGVCAHRIAGVLAEAVGSDPAWSELSSLVAERDRGQRHLDSPAQRAQIERNRLRRGRLLNLAAGKASDGLPLGDFATGTASAAGHSSKEYGQSSPTTGPQDVIVYGGGLAARLAALAAAQEGVSVALLTPDSLTPDGFTGMVDLLGSLPGDTGLVADPIPAVDSLPDSHPLRRAGAAGVREALDRFDAVVGSTLAGSATERNGLVSSPVGTPLPVARYPPSFEPGLLSRRSDTLLVGFESIPDFPAKFAAETLSNRVPYAVRGATIELCATAPERPVRRLARALDRNERWPSDEPIRSTLAQVLDRVHEGESRIGLPSMLGIEATFEIRSELSTQLGAEVFELPVPAPSAAAIRLSDRLDAQLRAHGVEVRQRVEDLALAGQARIEAVDVQNGPRYEASQVVLATGGVAAGGLTMDRSGVQEPTFGLPVEHQTDHQAGLAVDPDWRPGANGVICHPNLRAAGSILGGFDPATEHSRAGVEIVTGVQAGLAAAREVTR from the coding sequence ATTACTCATGGTGGGTTTCCCACAGCAGAAAAATCTACAGGTGGAACAGACCGGGGCGGTCCATGCAAACTCCATACTCGAAGTGCGGTACAGTCAAGGAACTACCCCGACCACTCACGGCCAATGGGACAACGGGTCGTGGTCGTCGGCGGCGGGGTCACCGGGGTTGGCGTCGCTCGCGACCTGGCGATGCGTGGCGCGGACGTAACTCTTCTGGAGCGGGATCGACTGGCGGCCGGCACCTCGGGTCGGATGCACGGGCTGCTCCACAGCGGGGCTCGCTACGCGCTCTCCGATCCGGCTGCCGCCGAGGAGTGTCTCCACGAGAACGCCATCCTCCGAGAGATTGCGAGTCACTGCATCGAGGACACTGGCGGCCTCTTCGTCTCGCTCCCCGCGGACGACCCCGACTATTACGACTCGAAGCTGGCCGCCTGCGAGGAGATTGGGATCCCGACCGAGGAACTGACACCCACGGCGGCTCAAAAACTCGAGCCCGCACTGAGTAACGACCTCGACCGTGCCTTTCGCGTTCCGGACGGCGCGATCGATCCCTTCCGGCTGATCGTCGCGAACGCGAAGAGCGCGGCGAATCACGGTGCGAAAATCGAGACCGACACCCCGGTCACCGGATTGCTGGTCGAAGACGGCCAGGTTGTTGGGGTGCGAACCGGGGATGAGCGCACCATTCGGGCCAACCACGTCGTCAACGCTGCTGGCCCCTGGGCGGGGCAACTCTTCGCCGACCTCGCGGTCGACGTTCCGCTCGCGCCGGCCCAGGGGGCGATGGCGGTGACGAACGCTCGCCCAGTCGAGACGGTGATCAACCGCTGCCGACCCACCGACGAGGGCGATATCCTCGTCCCCCACGAGACGACGGCGATTCTGGGCACCACCGACAGAGCGATCGACGGGCCGGATGCGATCAGCGAGACGGGTGAGGAGATCGAACTGCTTCGCGAGGAACTGGCAAAGCTGGTGCCGGAACTGGCAGACACGCGACTCATCCGGACCTACTGGGGCGTGCGCCCGCTCTACGATCCCGACGACGGGGGTGAGTCGGGGCGGGATTTCGCGGTCCTCGATCACGGCGAGCGGGACGACTTGCCCGGAGTGACGACGGTGGTCGGGGGCAAGCTGACCACCTATCGACTGATGGCCGAGGCCGTCTCGGACGCGGTCGCGGAGAAGTTGGGCCTCGACGCCCCCTGCCGAACGGCCGAGGAACCCTTGCCAGGCAGTGGCGACCGGCCTGGCTGGGAAGCCGTCGCCTCGCGGTACGACCTCCGCAATCCAGTCGCCCACCGGACCGCAACCCGGTTGGGGGACCGCACGGAGCCAGTTCTCGACGATGCCCAGCCCAATCCCGTCGTCTGTGAGTGTGAAGGCGTCACGGACGCCGAGATCCGTGACGCGATTCGGGACGTGGGTGCCGACCTCGACGGCGTGCGCTCGCGCACCCGGGCGACCATGGGGCCCTGCCAGGGCGGGGTCTGTGCCCATCGAATCGCCGGCGTGCTCGCCGAGGCGGTCGGATCGGACCCGGCTTGGTCGGAACTCTCCTCGTTGGTGGCCGAACGCGACCGGGGCCAGCGCCATCTCGATTCTCCCGCCCAGCGGGCCCAGATCGAGCGCAACCGACTCCGACGCGGCCGGCTCCTGAACCTGGCGGCAGGAAAGGCCAGCGACGGGCTCCCTCTCGGGGACTTCGCGACGGGGACGGCGTCGGCCGCAGGCCACTCCTCCAAGGAGTACGGCCAGTCCAGCCCCACGACTGGCCCGCAGGACGTGATCGTCTACGGTGGCGGGCTCGCGGCGCGGCTGGCCGCGCTCGCGGCTGCCCAGGAAGGGGTGTCGGTCGCGTTGCTGACTCCCGACTCGCTCACGCCGGATGGGTTCACTGGAATGGTGGACCTCCTGGGCTCGCTTCCCGGGGATACCGGATTGGTGGCCGACCCCATCCCCGCCGTCGACTCGCTCCCCGATTCTCATCCGTTGCGGAGGGCAGGCGCTGCGGGGGTTCGCGAGGCGCTCGACCGCTTCGACGCGGTGGTGGGATCGACCCTCGCTGGGAGCGCCACGGAGCGGAACGGCCTGGTTTCCTCCCCAGTCGGAACGCCGCTACCTGTGGCCCGCTATCCGCCGAGTTTCGAGCCCGGACTGTTGTCCAGGCGATCGGATACCCTGCTCGTCGGCTTCGAATCGATTCCCGATTTCCCGGCGAAATTCGCGGCCGAGACGCTCTCGAATCGCGTCCCGTACGCGGTCCGGGGGGCCACTATCGAACTCTGCGCGACGGCACCCGAGCGGCCTGTCAGACGACTCGCCCGGGCCCTGGACCGGAATGAACGCTGGCCGAGTGACGAGCCGATTCGCTCGACCCTGGCACAGGTACTCGACCGGGTCCACGAGGGCGAGAGCCGAATTGGACTGCCGTCGATGCTCGGGATCGAGGCAACCTTCGAAATTCGGAGCGAACTCTCCACACAGCTCGGGGCCGAGGTCTTCGAGCTCCCGGTCCCGGCCCCCAGCGCGGCCGCGATCAGACTGAGCGACCGGCTCGACGCGCAACTGCGCGCACACGGGGTCGAGGTCAGACAACGCGTCGAGGACCTGGCCCTCGCGGGCCAGGCCCGGATCGAGGCCGTCGACGTGCAAAATGGTCCCCGATACGAAGCCAGCCAGGTCGTCCTCGCGACCGGTGGGGTGGCCGCCGGGGGGCTGACCATGGACCGATCGGGCGTCCAGGAACCCACGTTTGGCCTGCCAGTCGAGCACCAGACCGACCACCAGGCGGGACTGGCGGTCGATCCGGACTGGCGGCCCGGAGCAAACGGCGTGATCTGCCATCCCAACCTCCGGGCCGCGGGCTCGATTCTGGGTGGTTTCGACCCGGCCACCGAGCACTCCCGGGCCGGCGTCGAAATCGTCACCGGCGTGCAGGCCGGGCTGGCCGCGGCCCGGGAGGTGACGCGATGA
- a CDS encoding anaerobic glycerol-3-phosphate dehydrogenase subunit C, which produces MSAPRVPDLPEKTGGPPERTRTDPCHSCHICDEVCPVTPVNADFQGPKSQGPQEWRLRDGDVSVDHSIAACTNCLQCHAACPADVDLMALHTEARAEHVEERGWSLHALRDRLLANYGLLARLGSRVPRLANWAMDNRWLRSLAESVLGITAEREAPEFANETFREWWADRGGPQVESETKRVAYFHGDHANYHQPAVGKSLVRVYEHLGYEVRVPEQRCSGAPMVANGHLEDAERVTRKNVESFDPYIEAGYDVIATCTSCSLTLRETNPREFDLDGVDRLAANTYDAVEYLRMQDELADLELDSAALPDALSYHAPCHARDQGVDGAALPALRAAGVEVAHLGDDCSGMSGTYGWKEERYEDSMAIGEDLFAAAEAVEAEASLTECPTCGMQLEHGTDEEAVHPIEVLSAGLDGQ; this is translated from the coding sequence ATGAGTGCGCCTCGCGTGCCGGATCTCCCCGAGAAGACAGGTGGTCCGCCGGAGCGGACCCGCACTGACCCGTGTCACTCCTGTCACATCTGCGACGAGGTCTGTCCGGTCACGCCGGTCAACGCGGACTTTCAGGGCCCGAAATCACAGGGGCCACAGGAGTGGCGACTCCGAGATGGTGACGTTTCGGTCGATCACTCCATCGCGGCCTGCACGAACTGCCTGCAGTGTCACGCTGCCTGTCCCGCGGACGTGGATCTCATGGCCCTGCACACCGAGGCCCGGGCCGAACACGTCGAAGAGCGAGGGTGGAGTCTGCACGCGCTCCGGGATCGTCTCCTGGCGAACTACGGCCTGCTGGCTCGGCTGGGGAGTCGGGTGCCCCGGCTCGCGAACTGGGCGATGGACAACCGTTGGCTGCGCTCGCTGGCCGAGTCGGTCCTGGGCATCACGGCCGAACGGGAGGCCCCGGAATTCGCCAACGAGACGTTCCGGGAGTGGTGGGCCGACCGCGGCGGGCCGCAGGTCGAAAGCGAGACCAAACGCGTGGCGTACTTCCACGGCGATCACGCCAACTACCACCAGCCAGCGGTCGGTAAATCGCTGGTGCGGGTCTACGAGCACCTGGGCTACGAGGTCCGGGTGCCAGAACAGCGCTGCTCGGGTGCGCCGATGGTCGCCAACGGGCACCTCGAGGACGCCGAGCGGGTCACCCGGAAAAACGTCGAGTCATTCGACCCCTACATCGAGGCGGGCTATGACGTCATCGCCACCTGTACTTCCTGCTCGCTGACCCTCCGCGAGACCAACCCCCGCGAGTTCGACCTCGATGGTGTGGATCGTCTCGCGGCCAACACCTACGACGCCGTCGAGTACCTGCGGATGCAGGACGAACTGGCCGACCTCGAACTCGATTCGGCCGCGCTCCCGGACGCCCTCTCCTATCACGCCCCCTGTCACGCCCGCGATCAGGGCGTCGATGGGGCGGCACTACCGGCGCTGAGAGCGGCCGGTGTCGAGGTCGCCCACCTCGGCGACGACTGCTCGGGCATGAGCGGCACGTACGGCTGGAAGGAGGAGCGCTACGAAGACTCGATGGCGATCGGCGAAGACCTCTTCGCGGCGGCCGAGGCAGTCGAGGCCGAGGCCTCGCTCACCGAGTGCCCGACCTGCGGGATGCAACTGGAACACGGGACCGACGAGGAGGCAGTCCATCCGATCGAGGTGCTTTCGGCGGGCCTCGACGGGCAGTAA